In one window of Candidatus Avedoeria danica DNA:
- a CDS encoding cation:proton antiporter, giving the protein MGIAGDIAVVVVAAFAGGWLAQRLGQPLILGYILAGIAIGPYTGGVTLSDPQQIEHLAEIGVALLLFALGLEFSLRELVAVGRVALLGTPLQVALAALLGFAIGRLLGWPGPAAAWLGGAAALSSTLVVLKVLAASGDTDTRPGRVMIGMLIMQDLLAVPMLILLPRLGDLAGGAAALGVVALRGVVLVAVLVFVGGRFIPRLMAQIGRWQSRELFLVAVTAIGLGVAYGTWRAGLSFAFGAFLAGLVIGESVYSHQALGDILPLRDIFGMLFFVSVGMLIDPAFVLSNLGAIVAVAAAIMVGKGLAVWLAVRGAGHRTAVAIPCALGLCGLGEFSFVFVREGVHHGMLTAEHAALALSVTVLSMVATPQLMGIAPRLVRRLHAGAQSKRDKLAAPPPAGAPPHVVVLGLGRVGGHIADVLDSLQVPYVAVDIDPDRVAAAHAAGRRAIFGDAASPTVLAAAGIADARVVVAALASAAAVRSIASTVLAKHPGLPVVARAMGVQELDDLRLLGVDHVVQPEYEGSVAMVRAALEILDVPDAVVDEQADEVHEALYGGGEG; this is encoded by the coding sequence ATGGGCATTGCCGGTGATATCGCCGTCGTCGTCGTCGCCGCGTTCGCCGGCGGATGGCTGGCGCAGCGCCTCGGGCAGCCGCTCATCCTCGGCTACATCCTGGCAGGCATCGCCATCGGTCCGTACACCGGCGGGGTCACGCTGTCCGATCCGCAACAGATCGAGCACCTGGCGGAGATCGGTGTTGCGCTCCTCCTGTTCGCGCTCGGCCTCGAGTTTTCGCTGCGCGAGCTCGTGGCCGTCGGTCGGGTCGCCCTCCTCGGGACGCCGTTGCAGGTCGCGCTGGCGGCCCTCCTCGGCTTCGCCATCGGTCGCCTCCTCGGCTGGCCGGGGCCGGCAGCGGCGTGGCTGGGCGGCGCGGCGGCGCTCTCGAGCACGCTCGTCGTCCTCAAGGTGCTGGCGGCAAGCGGCGACACGGACACGCGGCCGGGGCGCGTCATGATCGGCATGCTGATCATGCAGGATCTGCTGGCCGTGCCGATGCTCATCCTCCTGCCGCGCCTCGGCGACTTGGCCGGCGGCGCCGCGGCCCTCGGCGTCGTCGCGCTGCGCGGCGTCGTTCTCGTGGCGGTCCTCGTGTTCGTCGGCGGGCGGTTCATCCCGCGGCTGATGGCGCAGATCGGGCGCTGGCAGTCGCGCGAGCTGTTCCTGGTGGCCGTGACGGCCATCGGGCTCGGGGTGGCGTACGGGACGTGGCGGGCCGGGCTGTCGTTTGCGTTCGGGGCGTTCCTGGCGGGCCTCGTCATCGGCGAGAGCGTCTACAGCCACCAGGCGCTCGGCGACATCCTCCCGCTGCGCGACATCTTCGGGATGCTGTTCTTCGTCTCGGTCGGCATGCTCATCGACCCCGCGTTCGTCCTGTCCAACCTCGGTGCGATCGTCGCGGTGGCGGCGGCGATCATGGTGGGCAAGGGGCTCGCGGTCTGGCTGGCGGTGCGCGGTGCCGGCCACCGCACGGCCGTCGCCATCCCGTGCGCGCTCGGCCTGTGCGGCTTGGGCGAGTTCTCGTTCGTCTTCGTGCGCGAGGGCGTGCACCACGGCATGCTGACGGCCGAGCACGCCGCGCTGGCGTTGAGCGTGACGGTGCTGAGCATGGTCGCCACACCGCAGCTGATGGGGATCGCGCCGCGGCTCGTGCGGCGCCTGCACGCCGGTGCCCAATCGAAGCGCGACAAGCTGGCCGCACCGCCGCCGGCCGGCGCACCGCCCCACGTCGTCGTGCTCGGCCTCGGGCGCGTCGGCGGCCACATCGCCGATGTCCTCGACTCGCTTCAAGTGCCGTACGTGGCGGTCGACATCGACCCCGACCGCGTCGCCGCCGCCCACGCCGCCGGCCGCCGCGCGATCTTCGGCGACGCCGCCTCACCGACCGTGCTTGCGGCAGCCGGGATCGCAGACGCGCGCGTCGTCGTCGCCGCCCTCGCGTCCGCCGCCGCGGTGCGCTCGATCGCCAGCACCGTCCTGGCCAAGCACCCCGGCCTGCCGGTCGTCGCCCGCGCGATGGGTGTGCAGGAACTCGACGACCTGCGCCTGCTGGGCGTCGACCACGTCGTCCAGCCCGAGTACGAGGGCAGCGTGGCGATGGTGCGCGCGGCGCTGGAGATCCTCGATGTGCCGGACGCCGTCGTGGACGAGCAGGCGGACGAGGTGCATGAGGCGCTGTATGGGGGGGGCGAGGGGTAA